The following coding sequences are from one Halobaculum marinum window:
- a CDS encoding acyl-CoA thioester hydrolase/BAAT C-terminal domain-containing protein yields MAEATTTRIARSPDARGSSVDADGLVGIVYTPDGAGPHQPVIVLHGSGGYIPREYCQLLATQGYWTLGLQYFGPEEALSDDLNGVPIAYFERAVEWVQSRPETVDDGIGLVGISRGVEPAILTAASIDTSATVVGYGGSGFLVPSTVGPDVPWTRDGDPIVSREQFDAFWSALHSTECGDWQDCSFDEPDAVCETVACVLDTVRETAENAYEAVMLPVEDIQGPVSLLTGKQDAVWNASAYSEFALYRLLRNDHDDAFGHYSFPDAGHLFLRPYHANIRGGSRSGNARAAMQSFPRVLDTLDGGIKV; encoded by the coding sequence GTGGCCGAGGCGACGACGACCCGCATCGCTCGCAGCCCCGACGCGAGGGGGAGTTCGGTCGATGCTGACGGCCTCGTTGGGATCGTGTACACACCGGACGGAGCGGGGCCTCACCAGCCAGTGATCGTTCTGCACGGGTCTGGAGGGTACATCCCCCGCGAATACTGCCAGCTGCTGGCAACGCAGGGGTACTGGACACTTGGGCTCCAGTATTTCGGCCCGGAGGAAGCACTCTCCGACGACTTGAACGGAGTTCCGATAGCGTACTTCGAACGTGCAGTCGAGTGGGTGCAGTCGCGTCCCGAGACGGTCGACGACGGGATTGGATTGGTCGGTATCTCTCGAGGTGTCGAACCGGCAATCCTGACTGCGGCTTCGATAGACACGTCTGCTACTGTGGTCGGGTACGGTGGTAGCGGATTCCTCGTGCCGTCGACCGTCGGACCAGATGTGCCGTGGACCAGAGACGGCGACCCAATCGTCTCTCGAGAGCAGTTCGATGCCTTCTGGTCAGCGCTTCATAGCACGGAGTGTGGGGACTGGCAGGACTGCTCGTTCGATGAGCCTGATGCGGTGTGTGAGACGGTCGCTTGTGTGCTCGATACCGTCAGAGAAACTGCCGAGAACGCGTACGAGGCAGTGATGCTGCCCGTCGAAGACATCCAGGGCCCCGTCTCCTTACTCACGGGGAAACAAGACGCGGTGTGGAACGCGTCGGCGTACTCTGAGTTCGCTTTGTATCGGTTGCTCCGCAACGACCACGACGACGCGTTCGGTCACTATTCGTTCCCCGATGCTGGCCACCTCTTCCTCCGTCCCTACCACGCGAACATACGCGGTGGGTCACGTTCAGGGAACGCCCGTGCGGCTATGCAGTCGTTTCCACGAGTCCTCGATACTCTAGACGGGGGAATCAAGGTCTGA